The Argentina anserina chromosome 5, drPotAnse1.1, whole genome shotgun sequence genome includes the window TGATATCTAACTACAGTTTTGAACTTATCATTACAGCTAAAAAGTATGCTGAAATGAATCACCTACAATTTGAGGGAACTGACACCTCCAAGTTGCCAGATAAGAGTCCCAGTGAAAGCATAAGAGATTTGGCTCCAAGAACTGAGGCTGTCCTGGAGAAGCATTTAACCGAGAATCTGGTTGAAGTATCTATCACAACAAAGGAAAGTTTGTCCCCAAGAGAGCCAAAAGCTGAACTGTCAGGCAAACTTGTTGGCAAAAGATCATTGCAGCAAATAATTGAACTCTCTGACAATTATGATACTAAAAGGCCCAATCTCCAAGGCAGCAGAACCGTTGAAAACAAAGTGTCTGAGGTTGTCTCACAGAAGCAATTGACTGAGAGCATTCATGAAAAGCGTGGAAAAATGATTAAGCCATATGATGAAGTCTCGAACAAGCTTGAAGGGAAAATGTTGTTAGTTGAAGTTGATAATCCCTCAGCAGATCTTGGCAAAGTGATTAATTCTGAAGATGACCCTGCTTTGACTCCTGCGACTAACATCTTGAATAACAAGAATTCATTTACGGGTCAAAAGGATCACAGCATTGtcagaagaaaaacaaagaaaaaggaaaagtttGATTTGCCTTATCGGTCCTCAAAACGACTTGCTGGGCAACAGCCAGAGCCAGTAAATATCCTGGTTACCACTGTACGGGGTCGTCCAGCTGCTGCTATTAAGTCTAATAAAGGCAGACTTGATGCAGGTTTGGCTTCAGATGATCTTGACATTAGGGCACCTCTCCACACTTCTGCTGAAGTAAATTCTACACTACAAGGAGTGCCATTAACTAAGGTCAAGAGCCCAGCTGAAGATGATGAACTGCAGCCCATTAATTCCTTGGGATTCAATGAACAGACTCATCAAGTTGCATCCGGAGAGTCTAGTGGATGTGATGTCAGTCGAGTTACAGCTTCAGGTAATTTTGTTAATGGAGCATCTCTGCAGGATGGGGCTTTATCAGAAGCCGAAGACTTCTTTGATTCATTAGATGACATTAACTCTACATCACATGAGTTATTGAATAATAGCATATTGTTGCTTAATGACCAAGTGGTTTCTAAAGAGCAACATCATAAGTTGGTATCTGGGGAAAATCCTGAGAAGCTCAGCATTCTGTTTCAAGACGACTCATGCTCTGATTTTTCTTATCAGATAATTACTGGGGAATTGTCAATCAATTACGAACCTATTTTGGAACGTGCAGCTGATATGGTTCAAAAGGAAAAGCCTGTGGCAACTGGGAGCTGCAGTGGAAATGCAACTGCAAAGTTCTGCAGCAGTAAAGCCATCCAAGCTGTAGATTTGGCAGATAAAGCATCTCAACAGCATGTGGCTATTCAAGAGATGAAGGTAGCAAATGATATTTTTACTATAATAAACTCATCAGATCATGAGGTATCATTAAAGACGATTGAGAAATTTCTTGAGAACCAGACTGCTGCTGAGGAGAAACCCCACACGTTGGAAACTGAGGAAGCTGCTGTCGAGAATCCTTTCGAAGAGTTCTCATTCCCTTTCCAGGATACTTGGCCTGATTCTGACCCATTCTTTGGTCTTGCATTTCAGAGTTTTAAAGAAGATGATCTGTTTCGGGGTTACTTTCAGGAAAACCTTGACACCATTTACAAGGAGGTGAATAGCCCGGCACCACCTAGCTTTTTTGAGTGACATAACACCTCAGTTTGATACAACAGGAGCATATGTCCCAGTGTTTCCCACGAATTCTTCTTGGCTACCTGCAGTAAATGTGAGCGAACCGTTATCCATGAATTCCTCATCCCAACCATCAGAAAATGAAGACTTTCCTAACGGCAGTGGGGTTGGTTCAGACCAACAGATATCCATGAATTCTTCATCCTTGCCAGCAGGAAATATGGCCTTGTCCAGCTCGGGTGGGGTTGCCACAGAGAAGCCTTGTGTAGGGGGCAAACAGGAAGAATGATTCTGAATCAGTGGAAGACTATCCTCATGTCAAATATTATGCTGTTTGTTAGATTGGTACTTGGGTGAACACTTTAACTATCCTGTTTGTGTTTATTTTAAGCCGTGCGAGGTTTTGAACCTTCTACAGTTCTATGTTTTATCTCGTTTAATTTGATCTGCCAGACTTATTTTCACATTCTGCTGAAGACTTTAAGCTGCTGTGTTTCTTGTCAACTCTATCAGAACATTAACAAGAGAACTGAAGAAGGTTTATATGACTATTTGATTGAAAAACTTCTCGTTACGATATATGAGATTCAATGGAGCCGTTCATATTCATATTCCAATGAATTAGCCAAATTGGCCCTCATAATTACAGTAAATCCATGTCCAAATAAACCTGGGTCATTGGAAGTGCAACACGTTTTCATCTCATATTTCATGCAGAGGGTTTAACTGGACAGTCACGGCTGCTGACTTGTCAAGTTACCAAGGAGCCACAGAACAGACAGAAGTAAACGGGGTTGTTGCTCTGCCGTTACATATGCAGAAGGATTGTTTTGTAATTTCGGAGCCCAATACCCCTATGAATTGTTCTATGAGTCTCTTCTTCTGTTCTTCTGACTGAAAATTTCATACTCGGAACATTTGTGAAATTTGATGCAGATAGATAGTTGGTGATCATAGttttataaaccaaaattttcAGCTACTAGTTTTATTGCCGTAAACCGAAACTTTTTCGATTATGGATTGTGCTTTCCTGTTGAAATTATTGAGGTGATTCGTAAGCACTGTAATAAATCTCTGAGATGAAATTGATGTGTACTTTTTTATGCTGAATACGCAGAGGCAGTTGCTgcctatatatcaaacttaATGGTCTTGAGCCTTAATTAGGTGCGCTGTTGTGTTTAGATGAGCTGTGCTTCACATACTGAAAGAATTGATGCATCTGCAAGTACTGATTTATCTCCCTCCTACATTGCGATCACTTGTCAACACCAGAACACCAAATAGTATTACTCCGTGAACTTGATCAGCAGGTTATTCAAGCAGCATCACGGCTTATTAATTACTTTCTTTACTATCAAAGCAGAGTCTACTGCAACACTTGCAGGCTTCAGTTGATTTTGAATCCAGTGCTGGTACGGTGCAGATATGAAGAACAAATTTGAAGAAAGGATGAGGCCAGCTCGTTTGCTCATTGATCTTGGAAGAATAACTTAAACAATGAGCTTGTTATGGTTCAATAACTTGCACTAACATAGAAGGAATAATTCCTGGTGTCTTCATCACAATGTCATTTACTTACATAAAATATGACATTGTACAGTATAAGGTGGCAGATGTGTTTTACAAATACATAGAAAGCGATGTGAATCATCAGCAATTAACTGGCTGTAGAGAGAAAATTCCTGCTAAGGAAAATAACTACCTCCCCATAACcgaaatcacaatgtagtgacTGTGTAggatgttggagaggagagatctcacatctaagaagtgacaaaaaaaataaagcttataagtgggtggataataaccaattgtaccgaggccttttgtgattaaaacccaacacctgtgaggtggttaagttgggacaatatcggtacagttggtccatggccacgcttgtcgctgtttaacatgataTTAGAGCGGGTCTCTCTCCAGTCACGCATCCAATCtgtcgtgggcccgagttgggtgccactttgtcatgggcccAAGATGGGTtccattatcatgtcatcggagagtttccgattggatggtcaccaagtgtcgttggttactggaccttggtttatttcgtcccagtatgtgggatgttaatctgtcacgtgcaaacctaaaaattaggttgcacgtgagggagcgtgttggagaggagagatcccacatctaagaagtgacaaagaaaataaagcttataagtgggtggataataaccaattgtaccgaggccttttgtaattaaaacccaacacatgtgaggtggctaagttgggacaatatcggtacagttggtacacgggccacgcttgtcgctgtttaacatagGAAACAAAACTTTCTCCAAACATTTTCAATGCATttccttacagaaaaatatgcAATCTGAAATCTCTTGGCTGAAAAATGTGCCaatataaattcaaaataaattgaagtgcttcttctttcttttttgtcaAAGATTCATTAATTAGGATAAGAAAGTATACATGGAAGCAAGCTTGACATCATTTCAGTAACAAATGGTAACAGATTCCTTTTAATTTCCAGTCAGAGATGACTGAACAGAGTCTTAATTGCTGACTCAATACTCACCAATCCCATTGGTTCCTCCTTGACAACCTGTGCTTTAGCACATGAAGGATTGAAGGAgaggtgttttttttttctctcaaaaCTTACAAAGCCAAGTGTGTTGCATTTTCAATAAGATTGAACGAAAGTGTAGCATCAGAACAGAAAGTAGCATTGTGAGAAGGTATCCCTTCTGCTTTCTTCAAACTCAGAAATTCAAGCTCAAGGCACTAATTTCAGCTACTTGGATTTACTCATTTCTTCGTTGATTTCTGAATCAACTGtacaattatattatttatcacatatctGTACATAGAGTTATATACACGCATGTTTGAGTTATCTTGATCTGAACTGAAATCATGAGaatctaattttctttttctgataATGGATTGATTAAAAATTTACAATATATTTAGGGCTTATATCTCTTTGTAAGGCCtttgtaaaaaaataaaattatatatatataatctaatatatataattcgttcattgatttaatctaatttcaataccttaacgataactgaatttgatgaaattttgcagagatgatcttgaatagcatacctaaatattgaatcaattgtgatgaaaaaatttgatcgaaaagtgtgctaaaattggaacttcattttgtaatttcagagttaaggttcactctggatagctCATTATTCAACTTTTCGACTACATTTcaacatctccaccgttcaaattttagggtctaatgtgtagatcacgcctgtaaaatttcagccaaaattgTGATCGTTGAGGTATCAAACTTGGCGAAAGCAATGAACTCACTAaatctgtcaaacatgaactgtTCATGCTTATAAGTTTAAATCACAGTTTTGAATGTCTTAAACACCTCCATTTTagttgaaattttatagatgtGATTTACAAATTATACTCTAAATGTTAAACGGTGAATATGCTGAAAtgtgatcgaaaagttggtcaatTGACTTATCGCTTTTTTAGACCCAAAAAAGGGACCCCTTAGTGGAAAGGCCATGTGCTTTCAAAAGCGAATTCAAAATGATAGATTTCGAATCTCCTTTTTGGTAAAGATAATTTGATCTGGCCATCTGGGAGTGAAATTTGAAAAGAcatcaaatttaatttttttttaaagttgcATATCAGTAGCTTGAATGAGTTTATACTTTACCTCAACTAAacgaaggaaaaaaaaatagagaggcTGAAGCTTCAATTTGTGGTTATAGATGCTTCATTTCATAACGAGTGTAACATTTTCCACGGCTTATTCCTAAAAGATTTTGTATATATGACCCTAGATAACGTCAGATATGATGGGAGTTCAATAAGAATAGCTCTAACCAGTACATCCAGTTACATATAGTTGATCAATGCTGAATAACTGATTTGTTTTTCCATGTCAGGATACAATCGAGTTTAAAATTAATCAAGATGGAGTTGGATATTTCAGGTATATGTGCTGAATGACACAATTCACATCATAAATCTTTGTTCTTTAATTTGATGTCCAAATTGTCCCTGAAATTATTTAGAATGTTCGCAAAGCTTCTACGACAAGTAATGTTTTTGGTGAGGAGATATCTGCTCTCTTTGGTCATTGCCCTCTTGAGAATGTTTTAACAAATGCTAGTGAGATTTCTAGTACAGAGTTCTGATAATATTGTTGACCAGAGTTTTGCTGAAAATAGCAAGTTGTTCAATGCTGCTGATCTTCCTTCCCACTCTGGGGAAAATATGATCGATTCCTAGTTGGATTTTCCGTCCCTTCTCCATTTCATCATTTTTAATGGATCATATTCTCTTCTGGAATGTTCGAGGAGCTGGGGGTGAAAAGTTCAGGTCCTCTATCCAGAATCTTGTGAAGATGAACAATGTAGACTTACGTATTGTTTGTGAACCTCGAATCCAGTTCTTAAGTGCCAAGAAATGCTTACTATCTCTTGGCTTtattgattttgaagctaTGGAAGCTAATAGATTTTCTAGTGGCATTTGGTTTTTGTGGAATAgaaacaaaattactgttGATATTGTTGATCCTAATTTTCAGTCTATTTCAGCTAAGATCTCTTGGAATGACTCTCATACTTGGCTTTTGACGGGGATTTATGCTAGTCTCTGCAACACTTCTAGAAGTGGACTTTGGACTTCTCTTGATGATCTGATTAAGAAACACAAATTACCTTGGATTTTGGTGGGTGATTTTAATGaacttctctcttttttttgatAAGATCAGTGGCTCTCAACATTATAAATTTAGGGGTATGCAAGACTGGGTCGTTAGGAATGACTTGATTGACATGGGCTACCAAGGAACAGATTTCACTTGGACTAATAATTATGTTAAAGAGAGATTAGATAGAAGCTTTTGTTCTAGTGAATGTAGGCTCCTTTTTCCTGATGCTTGTGTCATCCACCTTGCTAGAATGAAATCAGATCACTGCCATATATTAATCAAGCAGAAGCCTGATGCTAGGACTTCAAGACCTAATTCTCCTTTCAGGTTTCAAGCTATGTGGATGCAGCATTAAAGTTATATTGATAAGGTGACTGACACATGGAACAACTGTGGTGGTGATCtcttaaaaaaaactcaaggTTTGGCTTCTTCTCTCAATATTTGGAATAAAGAGGTCTTTGGCAATATTTTTAAGCAGAAAATAACTCTTTTAGCCAAAATTTGTGGGATCCAGAAGTGTTTGGCTAAATGAAATAATACTTTTCTTTACGTTCTTGAGAATGAGTTAATTGTCAAGTATGAAAAAATTAGAGATGCTGAAGGCCTGAAGCTCTGTTTTGGAAGCAGAAATCAAGGGACAAATGGTTAAAGGATGGTGATAGAAatactaatttttttcacctaACCACTGTGGTTCGGAggataagaaataaaattgatgGCTTGTTTGACTCCTCTGGTACTTGGTCTAATGATCCAACTGTAATGAAGAAAACTGTTGTTGATTTCTTTTCTAACCTTTTTGCAGCTGAATGTAGCTTGGATCTCAGGTTTCATATTcctattatttttcttgataCTCTTCCTGCATAATCACTCTTAATTGGCAGAGATGTTTCTAGACAGGAAATTAATAGTGCCTTATTCAGAATTGGTAAGATGAAAGCTCCTGGAGCTGATGGTTCCTACTTTATTCTACCAACAACACTGGCCCTTGTGTTCCTCTGAGATTATTGAAGTTGTTACCACTGCTTTTCATTCGGGTTCTATCCCTCCCGGTCTAAACCATACTCTTATCACTCTTGTCCCAAAAGTGTCAGCCCCTCAACGTATGCACTTTTTTCTCCCTATCAGCCTTTGTTGTACTGTTTACAAGATTATTTCTAAGATCATTGTTGACAGAATTAGACCTATGTTGGAAAAATGGATGAGCCTTAATCAGGTTAGCTTTGTTCCAAGAAGATATATCTCTGACAACATTATGATTGCTCAAGAAATCTTATATAAATGCAGGAACTCTAGGGGTGTTAAAGGCTTCATGGCTTGGAAAATTGATCTTTCGAAAGCCTATGACAAACTCAGCTGGAGTTTCATTGAGCAGGTTCTTTATGAGGTTAAACTTCCGTGCAATATTATCAAGTTGATTATGAGTTGTATTACTTTGCTAGCTATCAAATTATCGTAAATGGTGAATTATCAGAGCTTTTTAAAGGGGGCAGAGGAATTAGGCAGGGGGACCCTCTCTCCCCTTATCTCTTTGTCCTTTGCATGGAAAATTTATCTCATCTTATTATAATTGTGGTTGTTTCCAAACATTGCCTCCCAATTCAGTCCTCTACAAATGGGCCTTTTGTCTCCCATTTATTCTTTGCAGATGATTTAATTCTTTTTGCTGAGGCTAGCAGTGTTCAGGCTAAAGGGATGAAGCAATGTATGGATCTCTTTTGTGGCCTCTCAGGACAAACTGTGAGCTTTGAGAAATCTATGGTGTTTGTATCTCCTAATGTTTCAGTTAGGATTGCTGAGGAAATAAGCAAGATCTATGGCTCTCTGCTAACTGATGATCTAGGAACTTACCTTGGTATGCCTCTGCTTCATAAAAGAGTTAATAAGAACACCTATGCTAGTATTGTTGACAAGGTTCAAGCCAGATTGGCCAGTTGAAAAAGTAAGACTCTTAATATGGCGGGAAGATTAACTTTGATTCAATATGTTAATGCTTCCATTCCAATTTATGCAATGCAAACTGTAAAGCTTCCTATGTCAATTTGTGACAAGCTGGATAAACTCAATAATGGTTTTCTATAGGGCGATACTGAGCAGAAAAAGAAAGTCCATCTTACTAATTGGAATACAGTCTGCAGGCCTAAATGCTATGGTGGCTTGGGGATTAAAAATTCAGCTAATATGAACATGGTCATGCTTGCTAAAGCTAGTTGGAGAGTTGTCCAGAAATACCAAGGGCTTTGGAGCGAAATTTATATGAGGAAGTATCTGCATTCTGGTTCTCTCTTGCAGAATTCTTATAAAAAGCCTGCTCAGTGCTCAAGTACTTGGTCTGATATTGTGTATGAGGCTAATTTACTGCGAAAATGGCTTACCTGGAGAGTTGACAATGGTTTTCAGACTAAATTTTGGA containing:
- the LOC126794929 gene encoding uncharacterized protein LOC126794929, encoding MNHLQFEGTDTSKLPDKSPSESIRDLAPRTEAVLEKHLTENLVEVSITTKESLSPREPKAELSGKLVGKRSLQQIIELSDNYDTKRPNLQGSRTVENKVSEVVSQKQLTESIHEKRGKMIKPYDEVSNKLEGKMLLVEVDNPSADLGKVINSEDDPALTPATNILNNKNSFTGQKDHSIVRRKTKKKEKFDLPYRSSKRLAGQQPEPVNILVTTVRGRPAAAIKSNKGRLDAGLASDDLDIRAPLHTSAEVNSTLQGVPLTKVKSPAEDDELQPINSLGFNEQTHQVASGESSGCDVSRVTASGNFVNGASLQDGALSEAEDFFDSLDDINSTSHELLNNSILLLNDQVVSKEQHHKLVSGENPEKLSILFQDDSCSDFSYQIITGELSINYEPILERAADMVQKEKPVATGSCSGNATAKFCSSKAIQAVDLADKASQQHVAIQEMKVANDIFTIINSSDHEVSLKTIEKFLENQTAAEEKPHTLETEEAAVENPFEEFSFPFQDTWPDSDPFFGLAFQSFKEDDLFRGYFQENLDTIYKEVNSPAPPSFFE